The Microbacterium schleiferi genome contains the following window.
GCAGACCTTCTCGGATGCCGGGGCCCGCGTGACCGTCATCGGCGCCGACCCCGACGGCCTGAACATCAACGACGGCGTCGGCTCGACGCACCTCGACCAGCTCGCTGCGGCAGTCATCGCCCACGGCGCCAACCTCGGTATCGCCCACGATGGCGACGCCGACCGGTGCCTGGCCGTGGATGCTGCGGGTCAGGTCATCGACGGCGACCAGATCATGGCGATCCTCGCCGTCTCGCTCAAGGAACGTGGCGAGCTCGTTGACGACACGCTCGTCGCGACCGTCATGAGTAACCTCGGCCTGCACCGCGCGATGGCCGCACAGGGCATCCATGTCGAACAGACCGCCGTCGGCGACCGATACGTGCTTGAGCGCATGAACGAGGGCGGCTTCGCGCTCGGCGGCGAGCAGTCGGGCCACGTCATCATGTCGCGGTTCGCCACCACCGGCGACGGGCTGCTCACGGGACTACACCTCATGTCGGAGATGGCCCGTACCGGCCGCACGCTCGCCGAGCTCGCCTCGGTCATGACGGTGTACCCGCAGGTGCTCGTGAACGTGAAGGGTGTCGACCGGTCGATGGTTGCGACAGACGAGACCGTGCAGGATGCCGTTGCCCGCGCATCCGCGGCCCTGGGTCTGTCGGGTCGTGTCTTGCTGCGCCCGTCGGGAACCGAGCCGCTCGTGCGGGTCATGGTCGAAGCCGCTGACGCCGACACCGCCAACGCGCACGCCGAAGCGATCGCCGACGTCGTCCGCGAACGCCTCAGCCTCCCCGCCTGAGGCGCCGGTCCGCGGCATCCGCCCTCGGCCTCGCGCTTCCGGCAGCACCGGACGGAACCGCGCGTGGCTAACTCCGCATTGCCGCACGGAATCCTGGTGTCGGCACCGCCGAGTGGCACGCGAGCCATCGATCTTGAGGAGTTAGCGACGGCCCGCGGGCGGCCGTGTGCCGTGTGCGGAATCCGGCCTCAGCGGTGATCGAGGTTCCGGTCGGTCGCGTGATTCAGCCCCAGCCCATCGACTCGATGTAGCGCAGGAGCACACCCTCACGCAGGGCCCAGGGGCTGACCTCGAGTTCGTCGACATCCAGCGCCCGCATCGCCTCGTGCAGCACGACCGCGCCGGCCACGAT
Protein-coding sequences here:
- the glmM gene encoding phosphoglucosamine mutase — translated: MPLFGTDGVRGLANGTLTADLALSLAQATAVVLGQGRTADARRAAGKRLTAVVARDPRVSGEFLVAAVSAGLASSGVDVLDAGVLPTPALAYLIGDHDADFGVMVSASHNPAPDNGIKIFARGGVKLPDVVEARIEAAMSGEKLQPTGAGVGRIARFSDAEDRYVLHLLQSLPHRLEGLHVVLDCAHGAASGVSPQTFSDAGARVTVIGADPDGLNINDGVGSTHLDQLAAAVIAHGANLGIAHDGDADRCLAVDAAGQVIDGDQIMAILAVSLKERGELVDDTLVATVMSNLGLHRAMAAQGIHVEQTAVGDRYVLERMNEGGFALGGEQSGHVIMSRFATTGDGLLTGLHLMSEMARTGRTLAELASVMTVYPQVLVNVKGVDRSMVATDETVQDAVARASAALGLSGRVLLRPSGTEPLVRVMVEAADADTANAHAEAIADVVRERLSLPA